A DNA window from Selenomonas sp. oral taxon 126 contains the following coding sequences:
- a CDS encoding TraG/VirB4 family ATPase, protein MFGFGKRKKAFSQEVGAFAEKPRLQYLLPGAFVDSETGIVHGKDHSMLAVYEFRGPDMESATALDLVQYNAALNNVIKTLPTGYVLYFEAQRRLSTEYDASEVDIPIIQKMENDRRAYYAEQTHFETRYYFTVYLEPPQLIKSRLTDAFIADAKSEGKSADMRLYVEVVEKFIANVNLIGDMLKSWFPDLRPLSAEEVVTFLHTTISDKNHRVRVNPQYYITDYICDADVLGGREMKLGDNHMRVVTILDFPPMSEPGVFDVFDGMDLEYRWVSRFICLSKMDAQKELKDYRQRWNQQIKSFWTQVREALTKEHLEDDLDETAAFNRDDAGVALQELGQDYVSYGYYTMTMVVFDKDAQRCNEKANRILEAINSLGYTGYIETDNSMEAWWGSIPGCYRANIRRPIISSLNFCHLAPVTATWPGDKRNDYLKGPVLLYTDTSGYTPFRLSLHVGEVGHTMVVGPSGSGKSVFLNTIEAHFLKYPNSNVFIFDKAASSRALTLAVGGNFYNIASEDEGELSFQPLADIHYDHEAKWAKEWIIAYLEQRNVKITPAKDNFVWKALLSLQEFPVERRTLSSFCELVQDQEIRQTLEALTMKGSHGKLFDNSKDVSGTGFWQVYEMETLMATPSIVPATLEYLFHRIESKIRSAKGPSIIVLDECWLFFDNPIFKEKLREYFKDMRKKNTSIIFATQNLSDLANKPELLHTVMENCPNRVYLPNKQASTKQSKELYTMFNCNDRQVEIIANMTPKQDYYYSSEKGNRIFRLALRPIEIPFVTATSKNDQQAIDQILAAMRKDSFIEDWLTYKNAEDELIDYKENYARCS, encoded by the coding sequence TTGTTCGGCTTTGGAAAGAGGAAAAAGGCGTTCTCGCAGGAAGTCGGAGCTTTTGCCGAAAAGCCCCGGCTGCAATACCTGCTGCCGGGGGCGTTTGTAGACTCTGAAACAGGTATTGTGCATGGAAAAGATCATTCCATGCTTGCCGTCTATGAGTTTCGGGGGCCGGATATGGAGAGTGCCACGGCTCTTGATCTCGTTCAGTACAACGCCGCCCTGAACAACGTCATCAAGACGCTTCCGACCGGCTATGTTCTGTATTTTGAAGCGCAGCGCAGACTCTCCACAGAGTATGATGCCTCGGAGGTTGATATTCCGATCATCCAAAAGATGGAAAATGATCGCCGTGCATATTATGCGGAGCAGACGCATTTCGAGACGCGCTATTACTTTACCGTCTATCTTGAACCGCCGCAGCTGATTAAGTCCAGGCTTACGGATGCGTTCATCGCCGATGCGAAGAGCGAAGGGAAAAGCGCGGACATGCGTCTCTACGTCGAAGTCGTTGAGAAGTTTATTGCCAACGTCAATCTCATCGGCGATATGCTGAAATCGTGGTTTCCCGATCTGCGGCCGCTCTCGGCAGAAGAGGTTGTCACCTTTCTACATACGACCATATCAGACAAGAATCATCGTGTCCGCGTGAATCCGCAGTATTACATCACGGATTATATCTGTGATGCGGATGTTCTGGGCGGCCGGGAAATGAAGCTGGGCGACAATCACATGAGAGTTGTCACGATCCTTGATTTCCCGCCGATGTCCGAACCAGGTGTATTTGATGTGTTTGACGGCATGGATCTGGAATATCGCTGGGTATCACGCTTCATCTGCCTGTCCAAAATGGACGCACAAAAAGAACTGAAGGACTATCGGCAACGGTGGAATCAGCAAATCAAGTCATTCTGGACGCAGGTGCGTGAAGCACTTACAAAAGAACATCTGGAAGACGATCTTGACGAGACGGCAGCATTCAACCGCGATGATGCGGGCGTTGCCTTGCAGGAGCTTGGGCAGGATTATGTAAGCTACGGATATTACACAATGACGATGGTCGTCTTTGACAAGGACGCACAACGGTGCAATGAGAAGGCGAACCGTATTCTTGAGGCGATCAACTCCCTCGGATATACGGGCTACATCGAAACAGACAACAGCATGGAAGCATGGTGGGGGTCGATTCCTGGATGCTATCGGGCGAATATTCGCCGTCCGATTATCAGCAGCCTAAATTTTTGTCACCTCGCCCCGGTCACGGCGACGTGGCCGGGTGACAAACGGAACGACTATCTCAAGGGGCCGGTATTACTCTACACTGATACATCAGGCTATACGCCGTTTCGGCTTTCCCTGCATGTCGGGGAAGTTGGTCATACAATGGTTGTGGGGCCGTCTGGATCGGGAAAATCCGTCTTCCTCAATACTATTGAAGCGCATTTTCTCAAATATCCGAACAGCAACGTCTTCATCTTTGACAAGGCGGCATCCAGCCGCGCACTTACCCTTGCTGTCGGAGGAAATTTTTACAACATTGCCAGTGAAGACGAGGGAGAGCTGTCTTTTCAGCCGCTCGCAGATATTCACTATGACCATGAAGCGAAATGGGCAAAAGAGTGGATCATTGCCTATCTTGAACAGCGCAATGTCAAGATCACGCCGGCAAAGGATAATTTTGTCTGGAAGGCATTGCTGTCCCTACAAGAGTTTCCGGTCGAACGGCGCACCTTGTCCAGTTTCTGCGAACTTGTGCAGGATCAGGAGATTCGGCAAACCTTGGAAGCTCTCACGATGAAGGGAAGTCACGGAAAACTCTTTGACAACAGCAAAGATGTATCCGGGACGGGGTTTTGGCAGGTATACGAAATGGAAACGCTTATGGCGACGCCCTCCATCGTCCCCGCAACGCTGGAATACCTGTTTCATCGGATCGAATCTAAGATTCGCAGTGCAAAAGGGCCTTCCATTATCGTTCTGGATGAGTGCTGGCTTTTCTTTGATAACCCAATCTTCAAAGAAAAACTGCGCGAATACTTTAAGGATATGCGTAAGAAGAATACGAGCATTATCTTCGCAACGCAGAATCTGTCCGACCTTGCGAATAAGCCGGAACTCCTGCATACCGTTATGGAGAATTGCCCGAACCGCGTGTATCTGCCGAACAAACAGGCAAGCACGAAACAGAGCAAGGAACTCTATACGATGTTTAACTGCAACGACCGTCAGGTGGAAATCATCGCCAATATGACGCCGAAGCAGGATTACTACTATTCGAGCGAAAAGGGCAATCGGATTTTTCGGCTTGCCCTACGTCCGATTGAAATTCCGTTCGTCACGGCTACATCGAAGAATGACCAGCAAGCAATCGATCAGATTCTTGCAGCCATGCGCAAGGATTCTTTTATCGAAGATTGGTTGACTTACAAAAACGCCGAAGATGAGTTGATCGATTACAAGGAGAATTATGCACGGTGCTCATAA
- a CDS encoding VirB3 family type IV secretion system protein, whose amino-acid sequence MEKNLPEGYEIPIHRSLVAPLYWMGIPRNLFIGEIVFAVLGGLIFKTFTVIIIAAIAHYIFRFLGQQDAQFHEVFWHSRQHKNFYYR is encoded by the coding sequence ATGGAAAAAAATCTGCCGGAAGGCTACGAGATTCCCATTCATCGATCTCTGGTTGCACCACTCTACTGGATGGGGATTCCACGCAATCTATTCATCGGTGAAATTGTATTCGCTGTTCTCGGTGGGTTGATCTTCAAGACGTTTACCGTCATTATAATCGCCGCTATTGCGCATTACATCTTTCGTTTTCTCGGACAGCAGGACGCACAATTCCATGAAGTTTTTTGGCATTCGCGCCAGCATAAGAACTTCTATTATCGGTAG
- a CDS encoding TrbC/VirB2 family protein, giving the protein MKSIMKNMGKNIAEKAFSAGVGWYLMSSKAFASGVSALKQGGAGTIDIQWPWMKFFNSLADNLTGPLPMVLGVMGIVGAAIALFSGHSGGGTQKFILLIFAISICLFAVNFVNAISESAGGLTIMGL; this is encoded by the coding sequence ATGAAAAGCATTATGAAAAACATGGGCAAAAACATTGCGGAAAAAGCCTTCAGTGCGGGCGTGGGCTGGTATTTGATGAGCAGTAAGGCGTTTGCATCTGGTGTTTCCGCGCTGAAGCAAGGGGGCGCGGGCACTATTGACATTCAATGGCCGTGGATGAAATTTTTCAACTCGCTCGCGGATAACCTTACGGGGCCGCTGCCTATGGTGCTTGGCGTCATGGGGATTGTCGGTGCTGCTATCGCGCTCTTTTCAGGACACAGCGGCGGCGGGACGCAGAAATTCATCCTGCTCATCTTCGCTATCTCGATCTGCCTGTTTGCCGTAAACTTCGTCAATGCGATTTCGGAATCGGCGGGCGGTCTTACGATTATGGGGTTGTGA
- a CDS encoding ATPase, T2SS/T4P/T4SS family — MGSENPNFDVVLGVDAVKLMQRDDITELYINDDGKIWYNSHIEGKVKTEIYLTPGKAQAIIELAAGQAGKVVNEDIPSISVEIQGYGARFQGEIPPIVRNPQFNIRKKAVKIFTFQEYVETGFMSEKYKHFLEDSIQARKNILVAGGTGTGKTTFLNAILAAIAAISPYHRLISLEDLPELQCPAEDYSPMFTKQDTGDSKIRYNMTRLLADCMRRSPDRIIVGEVRDGAAYTMLKAWNTGHPGGACTVHADDAEKGLTRIKSLAQEDSTAGDVKELIGEAIDVVVVIQHVELPDGRKSRIVSDIIEVESYDPVRQQYNIRHV, encoded by the coding sequence ATGGGGAGTGAAAACCCGAACTTTGATGTTGTGCTTGGTGTGGATGCCGTAAAGCTCATGCAGCGCGATGACATTACAGAGCTTTATATCAATGACGATGGGAAAATATGGTACAACTCTCACATTGAGGGGAAGGTGAAAACAGAAATATATCTAACGCCCGGCAAAGCACAGGCAATCATTGAACTGGCTGCGGGACAGGCGGGAAAGGTCGTCAATGAAGATATTCCGTCCATATCGGTTGAGATTCAAGGATATGGTGCCCGTTTTCAGGGCGAGATTCCCCCGATCGTGCGGAATCCACAGTTCAACATCCGAAAAAAAGCCGTGAAAATCTTTACATTTCAAGAATATGTGGAGACAGGCTTTATGTCTGAGAAATATAAGCACTTTCTCGAAGACAGCATTCAGGCTCGTAAAAACATCCTGGTCGCCGGAGGAACGGGAACAGGAAAGACAACCTTCCTGAATGCGATTCTTGCCGCGATTGCTGCCATATCCCCGTACCATCGGCTGATCTCACTGGAAGACTTGCCGGAACTGCAATGTCCGGCAGAGGATTACAGCCCGATGTTTACGAAGCAGGATACCGGTGACAGCAAAATCCGCTATAACATGACCCGTCTTCTCGCAGACTGTATGCGACGTTCACCGGATCGTATCATCGTAGGAGAGGTGCGCGACGGTGCTGCCTATACCATGCTCAAAGCATGGAATACCGGTCATCCCGGGGGTGCTTGTACGGTTCATGCAGACGACGCCGAAAAGGGGCTTACCCGCATCAAATCACTTGCGCAAGAAGACAGCACTGCTGGTGATGTGAAGGAACTCATCGGCGAGGCAATCGATGTTGTTGTTGTAATCCAGCACGTTGAACTGCCGGACGGGCGTAAAAGCCGCATAGTCAGTGACATCATCGAAGTGGAATCCTATGACCCGGTGCGCCAGCAGTATAACATCCGTCATGTATAA
- a CDS encoding type IV secretory system conjugative DNA transfer family protein codes for MHNRRSRLRPAISSAYSSIKTFRLARTSTAMNNFVRVYIFLMSLLIGAWMATQKLAEMLAYNPRLGTPFFFQGKPYYMPWDYVKWYFQFNDEIPLAFKETNLYILGAVVLALIILILTLPKKQDDSHGSARWGTYEDLAKMELISAGGVVVGQRDNAFIRAVTGLMRRLDTLQKEKVAYAEMGFERRQDKKKDALMNRITHISQQLADEDVSTEDQKKLMQQRSVLEEELQRIQSYDPKDDLFTVYPFVALYKRIVKFHAKIAHFYLRDNSNKHLAVIAPTRSGKGVGLIIPTLLGGWKSSVIVNDIKSENWGVTAGFRKRMGHTVIKFEPTATDGSTARWNPLDEIPIGTPEEVSAAQNLAYTLADYEGKGKLDHWGSNAAVVITTVILHLKYAHFSDPEHYPHPPTLYDVASFMKSNTVGMVDDEGNPVYEWVDADGNAYDNPTEGAEKMQKLEIKGFVESLEDMMNFEHVPDDGIEIREWDREQGGYVSRRYTPEDMRNMYPLASTLDDSPNMHPIICQNFREIAAKPDNECGSIVSTANTALKEYLDPTLARNTSVSDFCVDDLMNYKRPVSLYLVTPPSDLLRLAPIFRLFFEMMVKHHAKKIGTYEGGKAKTIYKHKCLFLMDEFSSLGNLKSFASTLSYIAGYGMKVFLINQGLPQINDIYGKDNQILMNCHLQIFYAPNDNDTAKYAESLLGNKTITVESVSDSGFLSKKSYSKSQTGRALMTADEIKRLGDQEIIVASGSPPILTDKVKYYESGYFLSRLYDAPAASDIIRNHPYPERDMLLAKGQKSSAKPKFPAFRPQWIGNGVTDAGTVVRKE; via the coding sequence ATGCACAACCGACGATCGAGATTACGCCCGGCTATCAGTTCAGCGTATTCATCAATCAAGACCTTTCGATTGGCGCGTACGAGTACAGCAATGAATAACTTTGTGCGCGTCTATATCTTTCTGATGTCGTTGCTGATCGGCGCATGGATGGCAACGCAGAAGCTCGCAGAAATGCTTGCGTATAATCCTCGTCTCGGCACGCCGTTCTTCTTCCAAGGAAAACCGTACTATATGCCGTGGGATTATGTGAAGTGGTATTTTCAATTCAACGATGAGATACCGCTCGCATTCAAGGAAACCAATCTATATATCCTTGGTGCTGTCGTCCTTGCCCTTATCATCCTTATACTCACTCTGCCAAAGAAACAGGATGATTCACACGGTAGTGCCCGTTGGGGTACATACGAAGACCTTGCGAAGATGGAGCTGATCAGCGCGGGCGGCGTTGTTGTCGGACAGCGTGATAATGCGTTCATCCGCGCTGTGACAGGGCTTATGCGCAGGTTGGATACACTGCAAAAAGAAAAGGTCGCCTATGCAGAAATGGGGTTCGAGCGACGCCAGGACAAAAAGAAGGACGCTCTGATGAACCGGATCACGCATATTTCACAGCAACTTGCGGATGAAGATGTATCAACTGAAGATCAGAAGAAACTGATGCAGCAGCGTTCCGTATTGGAAGAAGAATTGCAGCGCATACAGAGCTATGATCCGAAGGATGATTTATTCACGGTTTATCCGTTCGTAGCCCTCTACAAGCGGATCGTGAAATTTCACGCTAAAATCGCACATTTCTACCTGCGCGACAATTCCAATAAACATCTTGCCGTCATTGCGCCCACACGCAGCGGAAAAGGCGTCGGACTCATTATTCCCACGCTCCTGGGCGGTTGGAAATCCTCGGTCATTGTCAATGACATCAAATCCGAAAACTGGGGCGTTACTGCGGGTTTTCGTAAGCGCATGGGGCATACTGTCATCAAGTTTGAACCAACGGCGACGGATGGGAGTACAGCACGCTGGAATCCACTTGACGAGATTCCGATCGGCACGCCGGAAGAAGTGTCGGCTGCGCAGAATCTTGCCTACACGCTGGCAGACTATGAAGGAAAGGGGAAACTTGATCATTGGGGAAGCAATGCTGCCGTTGTCATAACGACCGTCATCCTGCATCTCAAATATGCGCACTTTTCTGATCCTGAGCATTATCCGCACCCGCCGACACTCTATGATGTTGCGTCCTTCATGAAGTCCAATACCGTAGGGATGGTCGATGATGAAGGGAATCCTGTCTATGAATGGGTTGATGCGGACGGCAATGCCTATGACAATCCCACCGAAGGTGCTGAGAAAATGCAGAAACTCGAGATCAAGGGATTCGTGGAATCCCTTGAGGACATGATGAATTTCGAGCATGTCCCTGACGATGGCATTGAGATACGTGAGTGGGATCGCGAGCAAGGCGGTTACGTCAGTCGCAGATATACGCCGGAGGATATGCGAAACATGTACCCGCTGGCATCCACGCTGGACGATTCCCCCAATATGCACCCGATCATCTGTCAAAACTTCCGCGAGATTGCCGCAAAGCCGGACAATGAATGCGGCAGCATCGTTTCCACCGCGAATACCGCCCTCAAGGAGTACCTTGATCCGACGCTTGCACGCAATACTTCCGTCAGCGACTTTTGTGTCGATGACCTGATGAATTACAAACGACCTGTGTCGCTTTATCTGGTCACACCGCCGTCCGACCTCTTGCGTCTTGCGCCGATCTTCCGGCTCTTCTTTGAAATGATGGTCAAACACCATGCAAAGAAGATAGGCACGTATGAAGGCGGTAAAGCGAAGACAATTTACAAGCACAAATGCCTGTTCCTGATGGATGAATTTTCGTCTCTGGGAAATCTGAAGTCCTTTGCCTCTACCCTCTCCTACATTGCCGGATATGGCATGAAGGTGTTCCTCATCAATCAGGGCTTGCCGCAGATCAATGATATATACGGCAAGGACAATCAAATTTTGATGAACTGTCACTTGCAGATTTTTTACGCACCGAATGACAACGACACCGCAAAATATGCGGAATCACTTCTTGGCAATAAGACAATCACCGTTGAAAGTGTCTCGGACAGCGGTTTTCTCTCGAAGAAGAGTTATTCAAAGTCGCAGACAGGCCGGGCACTTATGACCGCCGATGAGATTAAGCGTCTTGGCGATCAGGAGATTATCGTTGCAAGCGGCAGCCCGCCGATTCTGACGGACAAGGTGAAGTATTACGAGAGCGGCTATTTCCTTTCGCGGCTCTATGATGCTCCTGCCGCAAGTGACATCATCCGTAACCATCCATATCCTGAGCGCGATATGCTGCTTGCCAAAGGACAGAAAAGCAGCGCAAAACCAAAATTCCCGGCGTTCCGCCCACAATGGATTGGAAATGGCGTCACCGATGCCGGTACGGTAGTAAGAAAGGAGTAA
- a CDS encoding TrbI/VirB10 family protein, whose product MGFDIQKLKQKFFHRESDFPNEEDFVEEPPYSAGDISYDDTDPAERAKTVKKKLVMAGVGAVAIFATASVASNVLFSSSGVEEKTQQQTGPTATVTAGTPADAFPAKYSEIAQAQQGKQQTNGHSHEPGSDMRNPQPEGTPQSPPVRVETVPAGATPSAPVMQTIDTDAASRAQAAEQAAQQEAKERALIDGSALAFQIAKAIADGTPIAAIQPIGNAAVNNGSTVQNVSYSPPSLPVQNGGGGYVLNAGSVIQATLLTGVTSNVPNGDVVAQVRQDIYDSLTGQYLLIPQGSRLIGKTALAGGKRIGVVFQRIILPNGASLTLPDQQAIDGVGYPGLVDKYDDHRGSIYRAGFITALLGAGMQSLTGNTSGTDNRSPGEEAVSGAVASILRTGQQLIAKDVDAQPTIEITPGYQFSVFINQDLSIGAYEYSNE is encoded by the coding sequence ATGGGGTTTGATATTCAGAAGCTCAAGCAGAAGTTCTTTCATAGAGAATCTGATTTTCCAAATGAAGAGGATTTTGTAGAAGAACCTCCATATTCTGCCGGCGATATTTCGTATGATGATACAGACCCGGCGGAACGTGCCAAAACAGTGAAGAAAAAGCTCGTCATGGCAGGTGTAGGAGCTGTCGCTATTTTTGCCACTGCATCTGTAGCGAGCAACGTGTTGTTCAGCAGCAGCGGAGTAGAGGAAAAAACGCAGCAGCAAACGGGACCGACGGCAACTGTGACTGCCGGAACCCCTGCCGATGCCTTCCCTGCCAAATATTCAGAGATTGCGCAAGCACAACAAGGAAAACAGCAGACGAATGGACACAGCCATGAGCCTGGCAGTGATATGCGTAATCCACAGCCGGAAGGTACACCACAATCGCCTCCTGTGCGCGTGGAAACCGTACCCGCAGGGGCAACACCTTCTGCGCCGGTTATGCAGACAATCGACACCGATGCTGCAAGTCGTGCACAGGCAGCTGAACAAGCTGCGCAGCAGGAGGCAAAGGAGCGCGCCCTTATTGATGGCAGCGCACTTGCTTTCCAGATTGCAAAAGCAATCGCAGACGGTACACCGATCGCCGCTATACAACCGATTGGAAATGCAGCGGTCAACAACGGTAGTACCGTACAAAATGTCAGCTATTCTCCTCCATCTCTCCCTGTCCAAAATGGAGGCGGTGGCTATGTATTGAACGCGGGGTCTGTCATTCAGGCGACGCTGCTTACCGGTGTCACAAGCAATGTCCCGAACGGGGATGTTGTGGCGCAAGTGCGACAGGATATTTATGACAGCCTCACGGGCCAATATTTGCTGATTCCACAGGGTAGCCGTCTGATTGGGAAAACTGCGCTTGCAGGAGGCAAACGCATAGGTGTCGTTTTTCAGCGAATCATCCTGCCTAACGGAGCGTCACTTACCCTTCCGGATCAGCAAGCGATCGATGGCGTAGGTTATCCCGGATTGGTGGATAAATATGACGATCATCGCGGGTCGATTTATCGCGCAGGTTTCATCACGGCACTGCTTGGAGCGGGCATGCAGAGTCTGACGGGCAATACATCAGGTACGGATAACCGCAGTCCCGGCGAAGAAGCCGTATCGGGCGCAGTCGCCTCCATTCTTCGTACCGGGCAGCAGCTTATTGCCAAAGATGTAGATGCACAACCGACGATCGAGATTACGCCCGGCTATCAGTTCAGCGTATTCATCAATCAAGACCTTTCGATTGGCGCGTACGAGTACAGCAATGAATAA
- a CDS encoding TrbG/VirB9 family P-type conjugative transfer protein, translating to MKLRRKVKNAFLVVGAASFAAMPLTVSASIHTTAEAWHTESCLEYIYNYDGVYEVFARKGYVVDITLKAGEEINGVIAGDTARWMIETAVIGSTPHVFIKPIVDDVTTNFVIYTQNRAYHLLLSEQENYTPIICWNYPENVYPPVEVTPEQEVFNEIFTEQVDGRSVYKALHRDYEFKGSKRADEGLFPLEVFDDGTRTYIKLGKGNKYDLPVLYRVEDKNKGKLTLVNYRVRHGYIIADRVFDHARLKYSDREYVDILPKKDDPAKEDKAVKHK from the coding sequence GTGAAACTGAGGCGTAAGGTGAAAAATGCCTTTTTGGTCGTGGGTGCAGCCTCTTTCGCTGCCATGCCCCTAACGGTATCTGCCTCAATACATACGACTGCTGAGGCATGGCATACAGAATCATGCTTAGAGTACATATATAACTACGATGGCGTGTATGAAGTTTTTGCACGAAAGGGATATGTCGTAGATATTACGCTCAAGGCGGGAGAAGAAATCAACGGCGTTATTGCGGGAGATACCGCACGCTGGATGATTGAGACGGCGGTAATCGGAAGCACGCCGCACGTATTCATCAAGCCCATTGTAGACGACGTGACAACGAACTTTGTCATCTACACACAGAATCGTGCGTATCATCTTTTGTTGTCGGAGCAAGAGAACTATACGCCGATTATTTGCTGGAACTATCCTGAAAACGTATATCCCCCGGTGGAGGTGACACCGGAGCAGGAAGTATTCAATGAAATATTCACGGAGCAGGTTGATGGTCGGAGTGTTTATAAGGCGCTGCATCGTGACTATGAGTTTAAGGGCAGTAAGCGTGCGGATGAAGGGCTGTTCCCTCTCGAAGTTTTCGATGACGGAACACGGACGTACATCAAATTGGGCAAGGGCAATAAGTATGATCTGCCTGTCCTGTATCGGGTAGAAGATAAGAACAAGGGCAAGCTGACCCTTGTGAATTATCGTGTCCGGCACGGGTATATCATTGCTGATCGCGTATTTGACCACGCGCGGCTCAAATATTCAGATCGCGAATACGTTGACATATTGCCCAAAAAAGATGATCCAGCAAAAGAGGATAAGGCGGTGAAACACAAGTGA
- a CDS encoding type IV secretion system protein, translating to MEQQERFYPKGKATDVFDRGAAKRFQTDLYNLALDKDVAKKRNLLYMALLALCVVAMVFVVTTANFKTYVVRVDNATGQVEAGGELKATNYNPQEAEVRAFLVQFIRDTRTVPLDPVQYKTNWAHAQHFLTQEAANKLNAILQTDNPASKFGRATVQPTIRSIQAQPGSPATYQVRWVEDEFALSGNATGVKTSYTALLSVVLDPPKKEEELLINPLGLKIKDLTITKEMEERK from the coding sequence ATGGAACAACAGGAAAGATTTTATCCAAAAGGCAAAGCGACAGATGTATTTGATCGCGGTGCCGCAAAACGCTTCCAGACGGATTTATACAATCTTGCATTGGATAAAGACGTTGCCAAAAAGAGGAATCTTCTCTATATGGCACTGCTTGCCCTATGTGTTGTTGCTATGGTTTTTGTCGTGACAACAGCGAACTTTAAGACCTATGTCGTTCGTGTGGATAACGCTACGGGACAGGTGGAAGCCGGAGGCGAGCTGAAAGCGACGAATTACAATCCGCAGGAAGCAGAGGTGCGTGCGTTTCTCGTACAGTTCATTCGAGATACAAGGACGGTACCGCTTGATCCGGTGCAGTATAAGACGAACTGGGCACACGCACAACATTTTTTGACGCAGGAAGCGGCGAACAAATTAAACGCCATATTGCAGACGGACAATCCTGCATCGAAGTTTGGCAGAGCGACAGTACAGCCGACGATCCGATCCATTCAGGCGCAGCCGGGATCACCGGCAACGTATCAGGTGCGCTGGGTAGAAGATGAATTTGCACTAAGCGGGAATGCCACAGGTGTGAAAACAAGCTATACAGCACTGCTTTCGGTTGTGCTTGATCCGCCAAAGAAAGAGGAAGAGCTGCTTATCAATCCGCTCGGACTCAAGATTAAGGATTTGACAATCACGAAAGAGATGGAAGAAAGGAAGTAA